Below is a window of Candidatus Neomarinimicrobiota bacterium DNA.
TTGTGCACGATTCCGAGGGATTCTGGCATTCCTGTCCGTGTTGTTTCTTTGCGGGTCCCTTTCGGGACAACAGGTAGTAGCTCTTAACGGAACGTACGATTTTGACGGGGACGGCCTGAGCGAGTTCTTAAGTATTGAGAAAGCTGGTCCTGGGGTGCCTTATTCGGAGGTTGCAGCCTACTATGAAATAGACGAGCAGGGATCTCACCTGCTCTTATGGGGATTCACCAGTTCTCGCCCGCTGATCGATGCACGGATCGGCGACATGGACGGAAACGGGGCCCCCGAAATTATTGTCCTAACAGGGGGTTCCCTTCTCGGGAGTGGCGACAGTCCTTCGTGGCTTCACTGGTTCCCGTGGGACGAAGACTCTTTCTCCGAAGGTCCAAGGATTGAATGGAGCGGCGAGCGTTCAGCCGGCAGTCAAAAACCCTTTGGTTTCACCATCATCGATTCTGACAACGATAGCCGGGACGAAATCGCCCTCGCCGTGGGTAGTCCCAACCGTGAAATTCTTCTTCTGACCCTGAACGTCATGGCCGATGCCCCGCTTTTTGAAATTGCCCGTTCCCTCAGTTCACCTGCCGTCTCTTCGGGTTACGGCCAGATAGCTCTTTCCACTGTCGATCAGGACCGGGATGGATTCTGGGATCTTATGGCCATCATGAGGGAGCTGTCCACGCTTAAGGTTCAGATATTTTCCAATGAGGGGGGTGATCTTGTGGGAGGCCCTTCGTACGAGGAGGACATAGCCCAGGTAAGTCCTCGGTTCTCGAGACTGGTGCAGAGTGCCATCAACACGATTGACATAGATCAAGATGGTACGCATACAGTCATTCTTCCGTTTGAAACCGGGAGTGCTGTTGCCATCAAGGCCTATTCGGACCGGCTTGCACTGGTTCCCGTGGAAGTCGAGGTCGCCTCCCTGTTTGCCCTACCCAAAACCGGGGTTGAAGAAACCGTCATAAACGAAATCCTTCTTGAGCGCGCGGAATCAGGAATTACCGGGATGCGCGTGAGAAAACTTGAATTGGAGGCAAAGCAACTGGAGGTCCCCACTGCGCCCGAAGAAGCCGTGGAGGTTCCGCCCACGGCCCCCCCTGCCAGAAAGGTGAAGCGGTTGGAGCTTACCGCTGTAGAGGATACTGTCTCCACGGAAGTACTGTCTGACGAGCTTCTCGACACAACCGGTCAGGCCGTTGTCGTTGAGCTCCCAGTCATCGAACGGGAAGTCTCCGAGGAAGTTGCTCCAGCCACACCAGGAAAGGTTCGCAAATTGGACCTCACCACAGTAGAAAAGAGAGCGGAAGCCCCCGCTCTTGCCCCCACTCCCGGTCTTCCAGCAGATGTTACCGCAACAGACACCGTCATGGCAGGAGAAACGTATACGCACTCGCTGGAGCCCGATGAAAAGAGGCAGCTGCACGCATTCAGACCTTCAACGCTTCCCTCCGGTGCTTTCTTCGATCCGCCAACGAGGACGATTGTCTGGACCCCTTCTGAAAATCAGGTGGGGGTGCATCGTCTTGCCTATGAAGTCGAATTTGAAGTGACAGGTGAGCGGGTCAATGTGGAAGAAGTGGAAGGAACGGGCGTCCAGGTCCTGTCCATAACTGAAACGGATACAGTTGAGCTTTACATTCTTGTGCGCAGTGAAATAGAGCCGTAATGGAACGCGCTGTATCGAGACTGGCTGTTCTTCTGTCTGTCCTGGTTCTTACCCTGGGCGGCGCCAACCTCAAAGTTGTCCATATAGATGGCATCTTCGATCTTGACTACGATGACCTGGTAGAATTCCTCACTATTGAGGATGGCCAGGGGACAGGGGGCGTTGTCACACGAATAGGATACTACGAAATCGACGAACTCGGCTTTCCACAACTCCTCTGGAATATCGATGCTCCCCGGGACATTGACGGCTCCATTGTACATGTGCGTATGGCCGATATGGATGGTAGCGGTACGCCCGAAATCGTTGTGGCCGCCAATGCACGAGGAGGAATAGACGGAGAGCTTGATCTGGCAACACTCTATCTTTTTGAATGGGACCAGGGAGAGTTTCCAGAAGAGCCGACTCTGACCCTTTCCCTGGCCGACACCATCGCTCCCCAGGCTATTAACAACCTGGATCTTCTGGATCTTGAGGGCGATGGGAGAGATGAGTTGGTGCTCTCTCTTCTCGGGACCGAGCCGACTCTTTCCATAATCGCTCTGTCTACGATCGATAACGTGAGGCAGCTCCATGAACGGTGGTCCTACGTTCCAGAAGGCTTCTCCTCAAGTGGAGGCAGGCTTTACGTAGGGTCTCTCGATTTCGACCGGAACGGACAGTACGACCTTTTTGCTCTCAGTCCTGAGCGGAATGTCCTACGGATCCAGTCGTTCCTGAATCAGGGGGGAATTTTGAAACCCGGCCCCGGACTTCTCCGCCGCGTGCCTGGCATGTCGGACCTTCATTTCCGTTCTTTTGTGAAGCTCGATTGGAATCGTGACTCACGCGATGAC
It encodes the following:
- a CDS encoding putative Ig domain-containing protein, translated to MVYCARFRGILAFLSVLFLCGSLSGQQVVALNGTYDFDGDGLSEFLSIEKAGPGVPYSEVAAYYEIDEQGSHLLLWGFTSSRPLIDARIGDMDGNGAPEIIVLTGGSLLGSGDSPSWLHWFPWDEDSFSEGPRIEWSGERSAGSQKPFGFTIIDSDNDSRDEIALAVGSPNREILLLTLNVMADAPLFEIARSLSSPAVSSGYGQIALSTVDQDRDGFWDLMAIMRELSTLKVQIFSNEGGDLVGGPSYEEDIAQVSPRFSRLVQSAINTIDIDQDGTHTVILPFETGSAVAIKAYSDRLALVPVEVEVASLFALPKTGVEETVINEILLERAESGITGMRVRKLELEAKQLEVPTAPEEAVEVPPTAPPARKVKRLELTAVEDTVSTEVLSDELLDTTGQAVVVELPVIEREVSEEVAPATPGKVRKLDLTTVEKRAEAPALAPTPGLPADVTATDTVMAGETYTHSLEPDEKRQLHAFRPSTLPSGAFFDPPTRTIVWTPSENQVGVHRLAYEVEFEVTGERVNVEEVEGTGVQVLSITETDTVELYILVRSEIEP